From Lycium ferocissimum isolate CSIRO_LF1 chromosome 12, AGI_CSIRO_Lferr_CH_V1, whole genome shotgun sequence, one genomic window encodes:
- the LOC132039857 gene encoding equilibrative nucleotide transporter 8, translating into MLDHDHSPQDLVNQRMVQNHKGIESMIKGESFMRDESDQRDTYKIAYIIHFLLGAGNLLPWNALITAVDYFGYLYPTKHVEKVFSVAYMTSSLLILVLMLSWSKWNQTTSLRLRLNLGFSMFVLSLMLTPIVGWANWDQNGTKVKSNAAYYVVVASVVICGLADGLIGGSLIGSAGKLPKQYMQAIFAGTASSGVLLSILRIITKVSLPHTPQGLKTSAHFYFIISTAVLIVCIICCNLLYRLPVMQQHYTLVQDFLPCSRHKLQDVARTIKYPAFGIFAIYTVTLSIFPGFLAENLESKILKDWYPILLITVYNVSDFVGKSFTAVYVLKSTGKATWGCVARLLFYPLFAACLHGPKWLKSEVPIVFLTTLLGLTNGYLTSVIMILAPKSVPSSEAEIAAIVLAVSLGMGLVAGSVVGWFWII; encoded by the exons ATGCTGGACCATGATCATTCTCCACAAGATTTGGTAAATCAAAGGATGGTGCAAAATCACAAAGGAATAGAGAGCATGATAAAGGGTGAATCTTTTATGAGGGATGAAAGTGATCAAAGGGACACTTACAAGATTGCATACATTATCCATTTCTTGCTTGGTGCAGGCAATTTGCTTCCTTGGAATGCCTTGATCACTGCTGTTGATTATTTTGGCTATCTTTATCCAACCAAACATGTTGAAAAAGTTTTCTCTGTTGCCTACATGACTTCCtctctcttgattcttgttttgATGTTGAGTTGGAGCAAATGGAACCAAACAACGAGCCTTAGATTGAGATTGAATCTTGGTTTTTCCATGTTTGTTCTTTCTTTAATGCTAACCCCAATTGTAGGCTGGGCTAATTGGGACCAAAATGGGACAAAGGTGAAATCAAATGCAGCCTATTATGTTGTGGTTGCATCAGTTGTTATTTGTGGTTTGGCTGATGGTTTAATAGGAGGAAGCTTGATAGGTTCTGCTGGTAAGCTGCCAAAACAATACATGCAAGCAATTTTTGCTGGAACCGCTTCTTCAG GTGTTTTACTTTCCATATTAAGGATTATAACCAAGGTGTCACTTCCACATACTCCACAGGGTCTCAAAACAAGTGCTCATTTCTACTTCATAATTAGCACAGCAGTTTTAATAGTGTGCATTATCTGCTGCAACTTGTTATACAGGCTGCCAGTGATGCAGCAACATTACACACTTGTTCAAGATTTCCTACCATGCTCAAGGCATAAACTCCAGGATGTGGCAAGAACTATAAAGTATCCAGCATTTGGGATTTTCGCGATTTATACTGTTACATTGTCCATTTTTCCAGGGTTCTTGGCAGAAAATCTTGAATCAAAGATTCTCAAAGATTGGTATCCCATTTTGCTGATCACTGTTTACAACGTGTCGGATTTCGTTGGGAAATCTTTCACTGCAGTGTATGTTTTGAAGAGCACTGGAAAGGCTACATGGGGTTGTGTTGCTAGGCTATTGTTCTATCCATTGTTTGCTGCTTGTCTACATGGTCCTAAGTGGCTAAAAAGTGAGGTCCCAATTGTTTTTCTAACGACGCTACTCGGGTTGACCAATGGGTACTTGACAAGTGTCATCATGATTCTTGCTCCTAAATCAGTGCCAAGTTCTGAAGCAGAAATAGCTGCCATTGTGTTGGCTGTTTCCTTAGGGATGGGATTAGTGGCTGGTTCTGTTGTTGGTTGGTTTTGGATTATTTGA